ACACATCCATCTCCGCAGTGAGTTCACTGCGTGTGGGATTGATCTCGATGGTGAAGGCTCCCGCTTCCCGCGCAAGACCGGGAATCCCGGCAGCGGGCCAGACCACGCCGGAGGTTCCGATCACCAGCATCACCTCGCACGCCTCGGCGGCAGCCAGGGCATCGCGCACGGCGTCCTCCGGAAGCGCCTCGCGAAACCAGACAACCTCCGGCCGCAGCATCCCCCCGCAGTCGCACAGGGGCGGAACCTGCGGCGATGGATACGGAAACGGATCCTCCACGCGCCCACACCCGGCCGCGCATCGCGCTCGCCAGAGGCTCCCGTGCAGTTCAATCACTCGCGTCGACCCCGCGGAAGCGTGCAGCCCGTCGATGTTCTGTGTGATCACGGGGACTTCGCCCAGGAGCTTCTCCAGTCTTGGCAGGGCCGCATGCCCGGCATTGGGTTCGACGGAACCCATCCTCTTCCGGCGCTCCTCATAGAATCTCCAGACAAGAACGGGGTCACGGTGGAACGCCTCCGGCGTCGCAACCTCTTCAATGGAGTGCCCTTCCCAGAGACCGTCCGCGCCGCGAAATGTGGGGACGCCGCTCTCCGCGGAGACCCCCGCTCCGGTGAAGGCCGCCACGGACTTCGCATCCGCAAGCGCGCGGACAGCTCGCGCGAATCCGTCCACAAAGGGGCCACTCACGGCGAGGGATGCTCCTTCGTGTCCTCCACAAGCACTCGTACCGCGTGCGGGAGGACGGGGGCCAGCGCGGCAAAGACCTCCACGACAGCCCGGGGGCTCCCGGGAAGATTCACGATCAGCGAAGACCCCCGGGTTCCCGCCACCCCACGGGACAGCACGGCAAACGGGGTCTTCTCTCGTGACACGCGGCGCGCTTCTTCCGCGAGTCCCGGCGCCTCACGGTCCAGGACCAATCGCGTGGCCTCCGGGGTGATGTCCCGAGGTCCGAGGCCTGTCCCGCCCGTGGTCAGAACCAGCGGCACGCGCGCTTCGTCGGCCAGGCGGCGCAATACGGCCACCAGTTCGGTGGCCTCGTCCGGCACGATTTCCGCGGAGATCACTTCCCAGTCGCCCGCTTCCAGCGCCGCTCGAAGGGCCGGACCGCTCGCGTCCTCGCGCTCGCCGCTCGCCGCCCGGTCGCTGACCGTAACCACCGCCGCCCGCATCACGCCATCGGCCGTCATCCGGCGTTCGCCTTCCAGTCTCCGGACCGCCCGCCCCGCTTCTCCAACAGGCGGACCCCTGTGATTCGCAGGTCCCGGTCCACCGCCTTCAGCATGTCCCACGCCGCGAGAAGCCCCGCCGAGACCGCGGCCAGTGCCTCCATTTCGATCCCCGTCCGTGCTGTAGCCGTGACGGTCGCCGTCACGCGCACCCGCCCTTCGGCAGGATCCGGCTCAACAGACACCTGCACGAAGTCGATGGGTAACGGATGGCAAAGCGGAATGAGTTCGGACGCGCGTTTGGCCCCCGCAATGCCCGCCAGCTGGACAACCGGACCGAAGTCCCCTTTCGGGAGGGAACCCGTGGTCACAAGATGGAGCGTCTCGGTGGAAGCCTCCAGACAGCCCTCTGCGACCGCCGTCCGCCGGGACACCTCCTTCTCCGAGACATCCACCATGCGGGAGCGACCCTGTCGATCCAGATGGGACAGTTCCTTCACCACTCATTCCTCCCATGGTTCAGGGAACGCGTTCGGGACTGAAAACGCCAGAATCCTCCGCCCGTTCCGCCAATGCAACCCCCAATCCCGGGATTTCCTGACCGAAGTTCCACAGAAGATTGAAGAGTGCCCCCGTTCCTGCCGAAGAGTAGTCGGGAAGCCGCGCGAAACCCGCGAGGCCACGGAAGCAAGACCCGAACGGAGGCAAGGCCGGACGAAGTGCCACAATCCCCGAACAGTCCAGCGGATTCACCGGGGA
This genomic stretch from Gemmatimonadota bacterium harbors:
- a CDS encoding NAD-dependent deacylase, encoding MSGPFVDGFARAVRALADAKSVAAFTGAGVSAESGVPTFRGADGLWEGHSIEEVATPEAFHRDPVLVWRFYEERRKRMGSVEPNAGHAALPRLEKLLGEVPVITQNIDGLHASAGSTRVIELHGSLWRARCAAGCGRVEDPFPYPSPQVPPLCDCGGMLRPEVVWFREALPEDAVRDALAAAEACEVMLVIGTSGVVWPAAGIPGLAREAGAFTIEINPTRSELTAEMDVSLRGPSAVLLPELVEAVTRARGDAGPKSP
- a CDS encoding MogA/MoaB family molybdenum cofactor biosynthesis protein translates to MMRAAVVTVSDRAASGEREDASGPALRAALEAGDWEVISAEIVPDEATELVAVLRRLADEARVPLVLTTGGTGLGPRDITPEATRLVLDREAPGLAEEARRVSREKTPFAVLSRGVAGTRGSSLIVNLPGSPRAVVEVFAALAPVLPHAVRVLVEDTKEHPSP
- the moaC gene encoding cyclic pyranopterin monophosphate synthase MoaC, producing the protein MKELSHLDRQGRSRMVDVSEKEVSRRTAVAEGCLEASTETLHLVTTGSLPKGDFGPVVQLAGIAGAKRASELIPLCHPLPIDFVQVSVEPDPAEGRVRVTATVTATARTGIEMEALAAVSAGLLAAWDMLKAVDRDLRITGVRLLEKRGGRSGDWKANAG